The genomic DNA CAACTAAGTTTAAAAGAACTATTACCTTTCATAGATTGGAAACCTTTCTTTATCTCATGGGATTTACACGGTAAATTCCCAGAGATATTAACTGATGAGGTTGTTGGAGAACAGGCTACACAACTGTATGAAGATGCACAAGCTATGATTAAGCAGATTGTAGCAAAACAGTTGTTGAAACCAAAAGCTGTTTTTGGCTTGTTTGAAGCAAATACGATCAATGATGATGATATATCTATTCAGAAAAAAGGTCGTGAGATTGCTGTATTTAGAACCTTGCGTCAGCAATTAAAGAAAAGGGAAGGCATTCCTAATATAGCCTTGTCCGATTTTATTGCACCAAAAGAAACAGGTAAAACGGATTATATGGGTGCATTCTGCGTGGGTATTTTTGGAGCACAAGAACTAGCAACCTATTATAAGAAAAAAGAAGACGATTATAACTCGATAATGGCACAAGCTATTGCTGATAGATTTGCAGAAGCATTTGCTGAATATTTACACAAACAAGTGCGAACAAAACATTGGGGTTATGCATCAGACGAAGATTTATCTAATGAAGAATTAATAAAAGAAACTTATAAGGGGATTCGTCCAGCACCAGGTTATCCTGCATGTCCAGATCATTTAGAGAAAGAAACCATTTGGGAATTATTGGATGTTGAAAAGCTGATTGGAGTATCGTTAACAGAAAGTTTAGCCATGTGGCCAGCAGCTGCAGTATCTGGATACTATTTTGGAAACCCAGAAGCTAAATATTTTGGTTTAGGTAAAATCACGGATGACCAAGTAACAGATTATGCTACCAGAAAAGGTATCAAAAAAGATAAAGCCAGAAAGTGGCTGCATCCTAATCTTGCAGAGGAGTAAAAAAACTCTAGCCTCTCCAAAAGGGAGCAATAAAAAGAAAAGCCTTAAGGAATCATTTGTGAATTTTTGGCTAAGAAAATAAGAACTAATAATGATGAGATTCCCGCCTTTGCGGGAATGACAAAAGTTAACTGATGAAAGTAATAGACCATATTAAAAAAGCCAACGGAAAAACATTGTTTTCGTTCGAAATTATTCCACCACAAAAGGGAAGGAACATTCAGGAACTGTATAATAATATAGATCCTTTAATGGAATTTAAACCCCCTTTTATTGATGTAACAACTTCCAGAGAACAGTATATCTATATCGATAAAGGCGACGGGTTATTAGATAGAAAAATAACACGTATGCGTCCAGGTACAGTTGGTATCTGTGCGGCTATTAAACATAAGTATAATGTAGATACGGTGCCACATGTGTTATGTGGTGGTTTTACCAAAGAAGAGACAGAATATTTATTAGTAGATTGCCATTATTTAGGTATAGAGAACGTGATGGCTTTACGAGGTGATGCTATGAGTCATCAAAAATATTTTGAACCTTCAAAAGGAGGGAATCACTATGCAACAGATTTAGTGGCTCAAATTCAGAATTTAAACTATGGCAAGTATTTACACGATGTTATAGAGTCTAATCATAAATCTGATTTTTGTATTGGTGTTGCAGGTTATCCTGAAAAACATATGGAAGCGCCTTCTATGCAAGCAGACTTAAGACGTCTTAAAGAAAAGGTTGATGCAGGGGCAGATTATGTAGTCACACAAATGTTTTTTGATAATAAAAAATACTTTGAATTTGTAGAAAAAGCGAAAAAAGCAGGAATTAATATCCCTATTATTCCAGGGATAAAGCCGTTAGCAGTAAAACGTCATTTACAAATACTTCCTCAAGTTTTTAAAATAGATTTACCAGAAGATTTAGTTGATGAAGTAGAAAAGTGTAAAGATAATAAACAGGTAAGACAAGTGGGAGTAGAATGGGCTATAAAGCAATCTGAAGAACTTAAAAAAGCAGGTGTTCCAGTACTACATTATTACTCTATGGGTAAAAGTGATAATATAAAAGCCATTGCATCACAGTTATTTTGATAATTCTGTTATTTTTGCCCTTCAAACAAACCTATTAATCTATTAATGAGGGTATTTTTAATCTGTATTTTTTGTACAGTGTTCAGCGTTTCTTTCTCACAAGAAAAGAAGCATACGTCTTATATAGATGTCAATTATGCTAAAGGAAACATAGTCTTGCATAATAACGATATACTACATTTAATTAAAGGGCGCCCAGAGGGAATTATTTTAGGTTGGAATAAAAAAACCTACGGGTATAACGATTGGGAACAACACTATAATTACCCAGATTACGGTGTGTCTTTTGCCTACCAAAATCTAAAAAACGATGTTTTAGGGAATAATTATTCATTGTATGCGCATTACAATTTCTACTTTTTGAAACGTCATTTAATGTTACGTATTGGTCAAGGTTTGGCTTTAACGACCAACCCTTATGATAAAGAAGAAAATTTTAGAAATATAGCCTTTGGAACTAAAATTATGAGTAGTACTCTTTTAATGCTTAATTACAAAAAAGAGCGTATTATAGATAGGTTTGGATTACAAGCAGGGTTATCATTTATTCACTATTCCAATGGTAATGTAAAAGCACCAAATACGAGTATTAACAATATGGTTCTAAATATTGGAGTGACTTATAATTTAGACGAGGCAGAACCCGAATATGTGTCAACACTTGATAATGAAAATAAAGAAAAATTCACACAACCCATAAAATATAATATTGCTTTTAGAAGTGGTGTTAATGAAAGTGATACAGTTGATAGTGGACAATTCCCTTTTTATATTTTTTCTGCTTATGCGGATAAGCGTGTAAATGTAAAAAGTGCATGGCAGTTAGGAGCCGATGTTTTCTTTTCAAGATTTTTAAAAGAACATATTTATTATAGATCGGTTGCCTTTCCTGAAGATAATTTATCAGGAAATGAGGATTATAAAAGAGTAGGTGTTTTTGCAGGTCATGAATTATTTATTAATAAAACGTCGCTTATTACACAGTTGGGATATTATGTCTATTATCCTTACGATTTTGAAGGACGTACCTATTTAAGGGTTGGTTTAAAACGTTATTTTGGTGATAAGTGGTTTGGAGCATTAACACTAAAATCACATGGAGCCAAAGCTGAGGCAATAGAATTTGGAGTTGGTGTTAGACTATAAACGATCTGTCATTCCTGCGACTTGTACTGAACTTGTTTCAGTAAGGCAGGAATCTTAAGAATTGAAACTTAAATATAAAAATGGGTTCCTGCCTTTGCAGGAATGAAAATATGAAAAGAATAGTTTACATATTAGTTTTGTTTTTAACAATAGCTTGCGATAGTGAAAACGCTGGAGATTGTTTTCAGAAAACAGGGCGTATAGTTCAACAGGAAATAGTAGTAGATTCTTTTGATAAAATATTTGTCAATCGCGATATAGAACTCATTATTAAAGAAGGAATGGAACAGCAAGTTATTGTTGAATCTGGTGAAAATTTAATGAATGATGTAAAAGCAGTTGTTTTAGATGGTAAGCTAACATTAACCGATAGTAACAATTGTAATTATGTGCGAGATTATGGTGTTACTAAAGTTTACGTGACATCTCCAAATATAACAGAAATTAGGAGCTCTACACAGTATGATATAAGTTCAGATGGCGTTTTAACTTATCCAAGTTTAACTATTCTATCGGAAGATTTTGGTGATCCAGATAGCATTACAAATGCTAATTTTAGGTTACAGATCGATAATAATACATTTAGATTAGTTTTTAATAATTTATCTAATTGTTTTATTTCGGGTAAAACAGAAAACCTAAATCTTACTTTTGCATCTGGGACCTCACGTTTTGAAGGCCGAAATCTTATAGCCCAAAATGTAAAATTATGGAATAGATCATCTAACGATATGATTGTAAACCCCCAACAAGAAATTAAAGGTACTATTTCTGGAGTGGGTCATGTGATTTCTGTAAATCGCCCACCAATCGTTGAGGTTAATCAATTATATAAAGGACGCTTGATTTTTGAATAACTGAGTGGCTTGTTTAGCAATTTCCAATTCTTCATTAGTGGGAATTACTAAAATTTTTACTTTAGAATCATCTGTATTAATAGCATGTGTCGTTTTAGATCTAATTTTGTTTTTTTCAGCATCTAAATGAATACCTAAAAACTCCAAATCTTTAGAAACTAGTGCTCTCATTAATTGTGAGTTTTCTCCAATACCCGCAGTAAATACGATCGCATCTAATCCATTTAAAATAGCGGCATAGCTACCAATATATTTTTTTATACGATACACATTCATCTCTAAAGCTAGTTGACATGCCTTATTTCCTTGGGCTGCTTGTTCTTGAATATCTCTTAAATCACTAAAACCAGTAAGTCCAAGCATGCCACTCTTTTTTTGTAGTAGCGTGTTTATTTCGTCTAAACTGTAGTCTAGTTTATTTGTTAAATGAAAGATAATAGCTGGATCGATATCTCCAGAACGTGTTCCCATAATTAAACCACTAACGGGAGAAAATCCTAAAGAATGATCAATACTCTTACCGTCCTTTATAGCCGTCATACTACAACCGTTTCCTAAATGAATGGTAATAATTTTAGAATCTTTTTTACCTAAATAATCGATAGCTTTTTCTGAAACATACTTATGACTGGTCCCATGAAAACCATATAAACGAATATGATGATCAGTTAAAAATTCATTAGGAATCGCATA from Flavivirga abyssicola includes the following:
- a CDS encoding head GIN domain-containing protein; this translates as MKRIVYILVLFLTIACDSENAGDCFQKTGRIVQQEIVVDSFDKIFVNRDIELIIKEGMEQQVIVESGENLMNDVKAVVLDGKLTLTDSNNCNYVRDYGVTKVYVTSPNITEIRSSTQYDISSDGVLTYPSLTILSEDFGDPDSITNANFRLQIDNNTFRLVFNNLSNCFISGKTENLNLTFASGTSRFEGRNLIAQNVKLWNRSSNDMIVNPQQEIKGTISGVGHVISVNRPPIVEVNQLYKGRLIFE
- a CDS encoding acyloxyacyl hydrolase, which encodes MRVFLICIFCTVFSVSFSQEKKHTSYIDVNYAKGNIVLHNNDILHLIKGRPEGIILGWNKKTYGYNDWEQHYNYPDYGVSFAYQNLKNDVLGNNYSLYAHYNFYFLKRHLMLRIGQGLALTTNPYDKEENFRNIAFGTKIMSSTLLMLNYKKERIIDRFGLQAGLSFIHYSNGNVKAPNTSINNMVLNIGVTYNLDEAEPEYVSTLDNENKEKFTQPIKYNIAFRSGVNESDTVDSGQFPFYIFSAYADKRVNVKSAWQLGADVFFSRFLKEHIYYRSVAFPEDNLSGNEDYKRVGVFAGHELFINKTSLITQLGYYVYYPYDFEGRTYLRVGLKRYFGDKWFGALTLKSHGAKAEAIEFGVGVRL
- a CDS encoding acetate/propionate family kinase, with product MQVLVLNSGSSSIKFQLFLMPEERILCSGLIERIGFDDAIFKFKTKNDTIEFVSPILNHKDGLKLLSKQLLDKNTGIIKSPEDISIVGHRVVHGGIHFNKTTQITKAVKEKIKELSSLAPLHNPANLEGIEVAEDIFPNAKQVAVFDTAFHQSIPEHAYKYAIPNEFLTDHHIRLYGFHGTSHKYVSEKAIDYLGKKDSKIITIHLGNGCSMTAIKDGKSIDHSLGFSPVSGLIMGTRSGDIDPAIIFHLTNKLDYSLDEINTLLQKKSGMLGLTGFSDLRDIQEQAAQGNKACQLALEMNVYRIKKYIGSYAAILNGLDAIVFTAGIGENSQLMRALVSKDLEFLGIHLDAEKNKIRSKTTHAINTDDSKVKILVIPTNEELEIAKQATQLFKNQASFI
- the metF gene encoding methylenetetrahydrofolate reductase [NAD(P)H], producing MKVIDHIKKANGKTLFSFEIIPPQKGRNIQELYNNIDPLMEFKPPFIDVTTSREQYIYIDKGDGLLDRKITRMRPGTVGICAAIKHKYNVDTVPHVLCGGFTKEETEYLLVDCHYLGIENVMALRGDAMSHQKYFEPSKGGNHYATDLVAQIQNLNYGKYLHDVIESNHKSDFCIGVAGYPEKHMEAPSMQADLRRLKEKVDAGADYVVTQMFFDNKKYFEFVEKAKKAGINIPIIPGIKPLAVKRHLQILPQVFKIDLPEDLVDEVEKCKDNKQVRQVGVEWAIKQSEELKKAGVPVLHYYSMGKSDNIKAIASQLF